A portion of the endosymbiont of Galathealinum brachiosum genome contains these proteins:
- a CDS encoding VPLPA-CTERM-specific exosortase XrtD translates to MLDKKDIQILREGPVFIFFGVLILATLIFIYQEGLSYMVEMWDAKEEYGHGYIIPFITLFLIWQKSDKLELMTFKGSWAGLIVVIFGLILFYMGELSSIYTVIQYAFIIALFGVILSVMGGSAFKIIFVPLIILLFMIPLPNFILHNLSSQLQLISSLIGVAVIRLFDISVYLEGNVIDLGVYKLQVVEACSGLNYLFPLMTLAFISAYFFTGTIWKKSIIFLSSIPITILMNSFRIGAIGVTVEYWGPEMAEGFLHDFEGWVVFMSCIAILIGEMWLLAQVGKDKLPLREAFGLDFPAITPKDTKIVYRDIPKPFYASLGVILIVAVSVFALPDQVEIEPERKQYAEFPLEFDGWQGSAGYLEQIYIDVLKLNDYVMNDYQGEDGGAVNFYSAYYSSQKKGASAHSPRSCIPGGGWRIASLTQHSIEGAEISGVLLEVNRLVIQKDETRQLVYYWFQQRGRIITNEYMMKWWLFWDSMNMHRTDGALMRLVTILKPGQDISIADKRLQDFSRKISPIIPEFIPGK, encoded by the coding sequence ATGTTAGACAAAAAAGATATTCAAATATTAAGAGAAGGACCTGTATTTATATTTTTTGGTGTTTTGATATTGGCAACATTGATATTCATATATCAGGAAGGCTTATCTTATATGGTGGAAATGTGGGATGCTAAAGAAGAGTATGGACATGGTTATATCATTCCTTTTATTACATTATTTTTGATTTGGCAAAAAAGTGACAAGCTTGAGTTAATGACTTTTAAAGGATCCTGGGCGGGTCTTATTGTCGTTATATTTGGTTTAATATTGTTTTATATGGGCGAGTTAAGCTCAATATATACGGTGATTCAATACGCCTTCATAATTGCATTATTTGGCGTTATTTTATCTGTAATGGGAGGATCTGCGTTTAAAATTATTTTTGTTCCCCTTATTATTTTATTGTTTATGATACCGTTACCTAATTTCATTCTTCATAATTTATCTTCACAGCTTCAATTAATATCATCACTAATTGGTGTAGCTGTTATACGGTTGTTTGATATTAGTGTATATCTCGAAGGAAATGTAATCGATTTAGGTGTATACAAACTTCAGGTGGTTGAAGCTTGTAGTGGTTTGAATTACCTGTTTCCTTTAATGACTTTAGCGTTTATTTCGGCATATTTCTTCACGGGTACTATCTGGAAAAAAAGTATAATTTTCTTGTCATCTATTCCAATAACAATTTTGATGAATAGTTTCCGAATAGGAGCAATAGGTGTAACAGTTGAATACTGGGGCCCTGAAATGGCAGAAGGTTTCCTGCATGACTTTGAAGGCTGGGTAGTATTTATGAGCTGCATTGCTATTCTTATTGGTGAAATGTGGTTGTTAGCTCAAGTAGGCAAAGATAAGTTGCCATTGCGTGAGGCCTTTGGTCTCGATTTTCCTGCGATTACACCTAAAGATACAAAAATTGTCTATCGTGATATTCCGAAACCTTTTTATGCATCTTTAGGGGTTATATTAATAGTGGCGGTGAGTGTGTTTGCTTTACCTGATCAGGTTGAAATTGAGCCGGAACGCAAGCAGTATGCTGAGTTTCCTCTTGAATTTGATGGTTGGCAGGGTAGTGCTGGTTATTTAGAACAAATTTATATTGATGTTTTAAAGCTTAATGATTATGTAATGAATGATTATCAGGGTGAGGATGGTGGGGCAGTTAATTTCTATTCAGCATATTATTCTTCTCAAAAGAAAGGTGCATCTGCTCATTCACCACGTTCGTGTATTCCTGGCGGTGGTTGGCGTATTGCCAGCCTTACGCAGCACAGTATTGAAGGTGCAGAAATTAGTGGAGTTCTACTAGAAGTAAACCGTCTTGTCATTCAAAAAGATGAAACCAGGCAATTGGTTTATTACTGGTTTCAGCAGCGTGGTCGTATCATAACTAACGAATATATGATGAAGTGGTGGCTTTTCTGGGATTCGATGAATATGCATCGAACCGATGGTGCACTGATGCGTTTAGTTACAATATTAAAGCCAGGGCAGGATATATCTATCGCAGATAAACGATTGCAGGACTTTAGTCGTAAAATATCACCGATCATTCCAGAATTTATACCAGGTAAATAA
- a CDS encoding glycosyltransferase produces the protein MGINVDILGYQTSASGVKGDVETTWDLIKSGSKGSYIACTNPHSLVVAKTDSYFSESLQNANILLPDGIGIVLAAKILGINLTERVAGSDLFLGLSHKANSSDGLKYFFLGSTEEVLSKITDRMAKEFPNIEVCGTLSPPFKQEFSDSDNLAMIEQINKAKPDVLWVGMTAPKQEKWIFQNKDKLEVPIMGAIGAVFDFYAGTVKRSPEWACKMGLEWLPRLVREPRRLFRRNFISSPLFLLMILKSKFGLMKG, from the coding sequence ATGGGTATTAATGTAGACATTCTTGGTTATCAAACTAGTGCCTCTGGTGTGAAAGGCGATGTTGAAACAACCTGGGACTTAATTAAATCTGGGTCAAAAGGGAGTTATATAGCGTGTACTAATCCGCACTCACTTGTAGTAGCTAAAACTGATTCTTACTTTAGTGAATCGTTACAAAATGCAAATATTCTATTACCTGATGGTATTGGTATAGTGCTTGCTGCAAAAATACTAGGTATTAACTTAACTGAACGAGTAGCTGGTTCTGATTTGTTTCTTGGCTTATCACATAAAGCAAATTCATCAGATGGATTAAAGTATTTTTTTCTTGGTTCTACAGAAGAAGTATTGAGTAAAATAACTGATCGAATGGCTAAAGAATTTCCTAATATTGAAGTTTGCGGTACTTTATCACCACCTTTCAAGCAAGAGTTTTCTGATAGCGATAATCTAGCAATGATTGAGCAGATAAATAAAGCTAAACCAGATGTACTATGGGTTGGTATGACAGCTCCTAAACAAGAAAAATGGATATTTCAAAATAAAGATAAATTAGAAGTTCCGATTATGGGGGCTATTGGTGCGGTGTTTGATTTTTATGCAGGAACGGTTAAGCGCTCTCCTGAGTGGGCGTGTAAAATGGGATTGGAATGGCTGCCACGTTTAGTGCGTGAGCCTCGTCGTTTATTTAGAAGAAATTTCATATCTAGCCCCTTATTCTTGCTTATGATATTAAAATCTAAATTTGGCTTAATGAAAGGTTAA
- a CDS encoding glycosyl transferase family 1: MKVLLAHCYYRSSAPSGEDSVFRSEKELLEINKVEVIPYEKYNDDVKISTIFDSVNTAINTIWSSSSYSELVGLIKKHSPDVVHFHNTFPQLSPSVYKACYDNNVAVVQTLHNYRLVCPGGMLLRNANSCELCLDGSKFPTPSIKHKCYRNSITATLPLALMIARNRFNGAYNKYVNRYIALTQFAKDRFIRGALLESKLTIKPNFLGVNTELCVEKENYVVFVGRLSEEKGIKTLIHAWSEINNVKLKVLGDGHLRESLEEEVRAKKSNVEFLGFCSQQELLEVIKRASLQIIPSECYEGFPVSVLEAFSCGTPVIASCLGSLQEIIDDEETGVLFEPKNEKDLVEKIKGLLADTAKRTRLALNARSVFDKKYSQDINFKILMDIYNDAISDMKNSKH, encoded by the coding sequence ATGAAAGTATTACTAGCCCATTGCTATTATAGGTCTAGTGCACCTAGTGGTGAAGATTCAGTTTTTAGGAGTGAAAAAGAGCTTTTAGAAATAAACAAAGTAGAAGTTATTCCTTATGAGAAATATAATGATGATGTAAAGATATCTACAATTTTTGATAGTGTTAATACGGCTATCAATACTATTTGGTCATCTTCTAGTTATAGTGAATTAGTAGGTCTTATTAAAAAGCACTCCCCAGATGTTGTGCATTTTCATAATACATTTCCACAACTTTCACCTAGTGTATATAAAGCTTGTTATGATAATAATGTAGCTGTGGTTCAAACATTACATAATTATCGTCTAGTTTGTCCGGGTGGTATGCTGTTACGAAATGCAAATTCATGCGAATTATGTCTAGATGGCTCAAAATTTCCTACACCATCTATTAAGCATAAGTGTTACCGTAATTCAATTACAGCAACTTTACCCTTAGCTTTAATGATTGCTAGAAATAGATTTAATGGGGCATACAATAAATACGTTAATCGTTATATTGCACTGACTCAGTTCGCGAAAGATAGATTTATTCGAGGTGCTCTTTTAGAGAGTAAATTGACCATTAAACCTAATTTTCTCGGAGTTAATACTGAATTATGTGTTGAAAAAGAAAATTATGTTGTTTTTGTTGGTCGGCTAAGTGAGGAAAAAGGTATTAAAACACTTATTCACGCCTGGTCTGAAATTAATAATGTTAAGTTAAAAGTTCTTGGTGATGGACATTTAAGAGAGAGTCTTGAGGAAGAAGTTAGAGCTAAAAAGAGTAATGTAGAGTTTTTAGGTTTTTGTTCTCAACAGGAGTTGTTAGAGGTTATCAAAAGAGCCTCCCTTCAAATTATTCCATCAGAATGTTATGAAGGTTTTCCAGTGTCAGTGTTAGAGGCTTTTTCATGTGGTACACCTGTGATAGCTTCTTGTCTTGGGAGCTTGCAAGAAATCATTGATGATGAAGAAACAGGGGTTTTATTTGAGCCTAAAAACGAGAAAGATTTAGTTGAAAAAATAAAAGGTTTACTTGCAGATACTGCAAAAAGAACCAGATTGGCTTTAAATGCAAGATCTGTGTTTGACAAAAAATATTCACAAGATATTAACTTTAAAATTTTAATGGATATTTACAATGATGCTATATCTGATATGAAAAACTCTAAGCATTAA
- a CDS encoding GDP-fucose synthetase, with translation MNNQDKIYVAGHRGLVGSAIVRNLEKNGFNNFVFRTSNELDLTNQADVNQFFETEKPDYVFLAAAKVGGIHANDTYPADFIRDNLQIQTNVIDSAYRSKAKKLLFLGSSCIYPKFSPQPMKEEHLLTGELESTNEWYAIAKIAGIKMCQAYKKQYGFNAISLMPTNLYGPGDNFNLENSHVMPALIRKFHDAKINNMSVVEVWGTGKPKREFLHVDDMADASVFLMNNYDGEEFINVGVGEDVSIMELAEIIKKTVGFEGELKFDSTKPDGTPRKLLDVSKLEQAGWKAKVLLIDGVKTTYDWFLSNQEMYRK, from the coding sequence ATGAATAATCAAGATAAAATATATGTAGCGGGGCACCGCGGACTAGTTGGTAGTGCAATTGTTAGAAATTTAGAAAAAAATGGATTTAATAATTTTGTATTTCGAACGAGTAATGAGTTAGATCTTACAAATCAGGCTGATGTAAATCAGTTTTTTGAAACTGAAAAACCTGACTATGTCTTCCTTGCAGCGGCTAAAGTTGGTGGTATACATGCTAATGACACATATCCTGCTGATTTTATAAGAGATAATTTACAGATTCAGACTAATGTCATTGATTCTGCATATAGAAGTAAGGCAAAAAAACTTTTGTTTTTAGGCTCATCATGTATTTATCCAAAGTTTTCACCTCAGCCAATGAAAGAAGAACACTTATTGACAGGTGAGCTTGAGTCGACAAATGAATGGTATGCGATAGCGAAAATTGCTGGTATCAAAATGTGTCAGGCATATAAAAAACAATATGGATTTAATGCTATTTCATTGATGCCGACTAATTTGTATGGTCCAGGTGATAACTTTAATCTAGAAAACTCACATGTAATGCCTGCATTAATACGTAAATTTCATGATGCTAAAATTAATAACATGTCAGTAGTTGAAGTGTGGGGCACAGGTAAACCTAAAAGAGAATTTTTGCATGTTGATGATATGGCGGATGCTTCAGTTTTTCTGATGAATAATTATGATGGAGAAGAATTTATTAATGTAGGTGTTGGTGAAGATGTATCAATTATGGAACTAGCTGAAATAATTAAAAAGACAGTTGGCTTCGAAGGTGAGTTAAAATTTGATTCAACTAAGCCTGATGGAACTCCACGTAAGTTACTGGATGTAAGTAAGTTAGAGCAAGCTGGATGGAAAGCTAAAGTACTGCTTATTGATGGTGTCAAAACTACATATGACTGGTTTTTAAGTAATCAGGAAATGTATAGGAAATAA
- the gmd gene encoding GDP-mannose 4,6-dehydratase, with the protein MVKKALITGITGQDGAYLAEFLLNKGYEVHGIKRRASSFNTDRIDHLYQDPHEDKQRFFLHYGDLNDSMNLVRIIQQIEPDEIYNLGAQSHVAVSFESPEYTADTVGIGALRILDAIRISGLEKKTRYYQASTSELYGEVQETPQTEKTPFYPRSPYAAAKLYAYWITVNYREAYGLYACNGILFNHESPIRGETFVTRKITRAFARIKLGLQDKLFLGNMSAKRDWGHAKDYVEMQWLMLQQDHAEDFVIATGVQYSVRDFVNKAAKAVDIEMEWKGEGSDEKGYDKITGKCLVEVDPRYFRPTEVETLLGDPTKAKEKLGWVPKITLEEMVTEMVEHDLMIAKRDALCEKEGFRTNRYYE; encoded by the coding sequence ATGGTTAAAAAAGCATTAATAACGGGCATTACAGGACAGGATGGTGCATATCTGGCTGAGTTTCTGTTAAATAAGGGTTATGAAGTTCATGGCATCAAACGTAGAGCTTCATCGTTTAATACCGATCGTATAGATCACCTGTATCAGGATCCTCATGAAGATAAACAGAGATTTTTTCTTCATTATGGTGATTTGAATGATTCAATGAATCTAGTAAGAATTATTCAGCAAATTGAGCCTGATGAAATATACAATCTTGGTGCTCAAAGTCACGTAGCCGTTTCATTTGAAAGTCCAGAATACACTGCAGATACGGTAGGTATAGGTGCGTTAAGAATATTGGATGCTATTAGGATCTCAGGTCTGGAAAAGAAAACACGCTATTATCAGGCATCTACATCAGAGTTATACGGTGAAGTGCAGGAAACTCCACAAACAGAAAAAACACCTTTCTATCCAAGATCTCCTTATGCTGCGGCAAAACTTTATGCATACTGGATAACTGTTAACTACAGAGAAGCGTATGGTCTATATGCCTGTAATGGAATTCTGTTTAATCATGAGTCACCTATTCGTGGTGAAACCTTTGTTACAAGAAAAATTACCCGTGCTTTTGCTCGAATTAAACTCGGCTTGCAAGATAAATTATTTCTCGGAAATATGAGTGCGAAGCGTGATTGGGGTCATGCAAAAGATTATGTAGAAATGCAGTGGTTAATGCTTCAGCAAGATCACGCAGAAGATTTTGTTATTGCTACAGGTGTTCAATATTCAGTAAGAGACTTTGTAAATAAAGCCGCAAAAGCTGTAGATATAGAAATGGAATGGAAAGGAGAGGGTTCCGATGAAAAAGGTTATGATAAAATTACGGGTAAGTGCCTTGTAGAAGTTGATCCAAGATATTTCAGACCCACTGAAGTAGAAACTTTGTTAGGTGACCCAACAAAAGCAAAAGAAAAACTTGGTTGGGTACCTAAGATTACATTAGAAGAAATGGTTACTGAAATGGTTGAGCATGATCTTATGATTGCTAAACGTGATGCCCTGTGTGAAAAAGAAGGTTTTAGAACGAATCGTTATTATGAATAA
- a CDS encoding mannose-1-phosphate guanylyltransferase/mannose-6-phosphate isomerase: MIIPVILSGGSGTRLWPLSRAMRPKQLLSMVSNHTMIQDTVTRLTGITDIADPIIVCNEEHRFTIAEQMREMSINPSAIILEPFGKNTAPAVAISALQSQKNENDPVLLVLPADHVIGNTVAFHSAVQAGYQAAMDNKLVTFGIIPDAPETGYGYIKSGSKSGDDQVFSVDKFVEKPDVVTAQSYLDEGSYYWNSGMFMFKASVYLRELEKHNNDMYNCSKQSLETAAMDMDFIRLDRDIFANCPSDSIDYAVMEKTSEAAVIPVDMQWNDIGSWSALWEVGDSDAKGNVTHGDVVLEDTNNTYVHADSRLVTTVGLNDLVVVETADAILVAHREKAQNVKEIVEQLKDANRDEAIIHHKAYRPWGAYECIDHDSRFQVKRITVNVGARLSLQLHHHRAEHWIIVQGTARVTCGDKVFLMSENESTYIPLGEKHRLENTGKIPLELIEVQTGSYLGEDDIVRFDDVYGREDKN; the protein is encoded by the coding sequence ATGATTATTCCAGTAATACTTTCAGGTGGTTCAGGTACTCGATTATGGCCTTTGTCTCGAGCTATGCGCCCGAAGCAGTTACTCAGTATGGTGTCTAATCACACCATGATTCAGGATACGGTTACTCGTTTAACGGGTATAACGGATATCGCTGATCCCATTATCGTCTGTAATGAAGAACACAGATTTACAATTGCGGAACAGATGCGAGAAATGAGCATTAATCCATCAGCAATTATTCTTGAGCCCTTTGGAAAAAATACTGCACCAGCAGTTGCTATATCAGCTTTACAGTCTCAAAAAAATGAAAACGATCCGGTGTTACTCGTTTTACCTGCTGATCATGTTATAGGAAATACAGTAGCATTTCATTCGGCAGTCCAGGCTGGTTACCAAGCTGCAATGGATAACAAATTAGTTACATTTGGAATTATACCAGATGCGCCGGAAACAGGTTATGGTTATATAAAATCAGGTTCTAAATCAGGAGATGATCAGGTTTTTAGTGTAGATAAGTTTGTTGAAAAACCAGATGTAGTCACGGCTCAATCTTATCTTGATGAAGGTAGCTACTACTGGAATAGTGGTATGTTTATGTTTAAAGCTTCTGTTTATTTGCGGGAACTTGAGAAACATAATAATGATATGTATAACTGTTCAAAGCAGTCGCTTGAAACTGCAGCGATGGATATGGATTTTATCCGACTTGATCGGGATATCTTTGCAAATTGTCCATCAGATTCAATTGATTATGCGGTAATGGAAAAAACCAGTGAAGCAGCTGTAATTCCCGTTGATATGCAATGGAATGATATTGGTTCATGGTCTGCATTATGGGAAGTTGGCGATTCAGATGCGAAGGGAAATGTAACCCATGGCGATGTCGTATTAGAAGATACTAATAATACATATGTGCATGCTGATAGCAGGCTTGTTACAACTGTAGGTTTAAATGATCTCGTAGTTGTAGAAACAGCGGATGCAATTTTAGTTGCTCATAGAGAAAAAGCCCAGAATGTAAAAGAGATTGTGGAACAACTGAAAGATGCAAATCGTGATGAGGCTATTATTCATCATAAGGCCTATCGTCCCTGGGGTGCGTATGAATGCATTGATCATGACTCGCGCTTTCAGGTGAAACGTATTACAGTTAACGTGGGTGCTCGGTTGTCATTGCAGCTTCATCATCACAGGGCTGAGCACTGGATAATTGTGCAGGGAACAGCAAGGGTGACATGTGGTGACAAGGTATTTTTAATGTCAGAAAATGAGTCAACCTATATACCTCTTGGTGAAAAACATCGTCTCGAAAACACTGGTAAGATTCCACTAGAGTTAATAGAAGTTCAAACAGGTAGTTACCTTGGTGAAGATGATATAGTAAGGTTTGATGACGTATATGGAAGAGAAGATAAAAATTAA